From a single Sorghum bicolor cultivar BTx623 chromosome 5, Sorghum_bicolor_NCBIv3, whole genome shotgun sequence genomic region:
- the LOC8067627 gene encoding protein SCARECROW → MGSSSLLLFPSSSSAASTAPHAFPHSHATATASTSTSTSLLPPLPSPHHLPLPPPSSSSQSQDHFLLHYLHQLDRQEAAAAAAMVRKRPAQDMDLPPPRRHVTGDLSDVTAAAAGSGGAPPSSASAQLPALPTQLHQLPPAFQHHAAEVGVPVPAPPPPPPNPAAHAQAGGEAAASTTAWVDGIIRDIIGSSGGAAVSITQLIHNVREIIHPCNPGLASLLELRLRSLLAADPAPLPPPPPQPSQQHALLHGVGAPAAAAGLTLPPPPPLQDKRRHEPPPPPPPPQQQQQEEPHPASQSPKAPTAEETAAAAAAAAAAAAAAAKERKEEQRRKQRDEEGLHLLTLLLQCAEAVNADNLDDAHQTLLEIAELATPFGTSTQRVAAYFAEAMSARLVSSCLGLYAPLPPGTPAAARLHGRVAAAFQVFNGISPFVKFSHFTANQAIQEAFEREERVHIIDLDIMQGLQWPGLFHILASRPGGPPRVRLTGLGASMEALEATGKRLSDFADTLGLPFEFCAVAEKAGNVDPEKLGVTRREAVAVHWLHHSLYDVTGSDSNTLWLIQRLAPKVVTMVEQDLSHSGSFLARFVEAIHYYSALFDSLDASYGEDSPERHVVEQQLLSREIRNVLAVGGPARTGDVKFGSWREKLAQSGFRAASLAGSAAAQASLLLGMFPSDGYTLVEENGALKLGWKDLCLLTASAWRPIQMPPCR, encoded by the exons ATGGGCTCCTCCTCGCTCCTCCTCTTCccctcgtcctcctccgccgcaTCCACCGCCCCCCACGCCTTTCCCCACTCTcatgccaccgccaccgcctccacctccacctccacctccttatTGCCGCCGCTGCCTTCCCCCCACCACCTCCCCCTTCCTCCTCCGTCCTCTTCCTCCCAGTCCCAAGACCACTTCCTCCTCCACTACCTCCACCAGCTAGACCGCCaagaagccgccgccgccgcagccatgGTTCGCAAGCGCCCCGCGCAAGACATGGAcctcccgccgccgcgccgccacgTCACGGGTGACCTCTCCGACgtcacggccgccgccgccggtagtGGTGGTGCCCCGCCTTCCTCCGCCAGCGCGCAGCTGCCCGCGCTGCCCACTCAGCTCCACCAGCTTCCCCCCGCGTTCCAGCACCACGCCGCGGAGGTGGGCGTCCCCGTGCCCGCGcctccgcccccgcccccgAACCCGGCCGCCCATGCGCAGGCGGGCGGCGAGGCGGCGGCGTCCACGACCGCGTGGGTGGACGGCATCATCCGCGACATCATCGGGAGCAGCGGCGGTGCAGCCGTCTCCATCACGCAGCTTATCCACAACGTCCGCGAGATCATCCACCCCTGCAACCCCGGCCTCGCGTCGCTCCTGGAGCTCCGCCTCCGCTCCCTCCTCGCCGCCGACCCCGCCCCactgccgccgcctcctcctcagCCTTCGCAGCAGCATGCTCTCCTGCACGGCGTCGGCgctccggccgccgccgcggggctGACGCTCCCTCCCCCTCCACCGCTTCAAGACAAGCGCCGCCAcgagccgccgcctcctcctcctcctccgcagcagcaacagcaggagGAGCCGCATCCGGCGTCGCAGTCGCCCAAGGCCCCGACCGCGGAGGAGACCGCCGctgcagcagccgccgccgccgccgcagctgccGCGGCCGCGAAGGAGCGGAAGGAGGAGCAGCGGCGGAAGCAGCGCGACGAGGAAGGTCTCCACCTGCTGACGCTGCTGCTGCAGTGCGCGGAGGCCGTGAACGCGGACAACCTCGACGACGCGCACCAGACGCTGCTGGAGATCGCGGAGCTAGCCACGCCGTTCGGCACCTCGACGCAGCGCGTGGCCGCCTACTTCGCGGAGGCCATGTCGGCGCGCCTCGTCAGCTCGTGCCTGGGCCTGTacgcgccgctgccgccgggGACCCCCGCCGCGGCGCGGCTCCACGGCCGCGTCGCCGCCGCGTTCCAGGTGTTCAACGGCATCAGCCCCTTCGTCAAGTTCTCACACTTCACCGCCAACCAGGCCATCCAGGAGGCGTTCGAGCGGGAGGAGCGCGTGCACATCATCGACCTCGACATCATGCAGGGGCTGCAGTGGCCGGGACTCTTCCACATCCTCGCCTCCCGCCCCGGCGGCCCGCCCAGGGTGAGGCTCACCGGGCTAGGCGCGTCCATGGAGGCGCTCGAGGCCACGGGGAAGCGCCTCTCCGACTTCGCCGACACGCTCGGCCTGCCCTTCGAGTTCTGCGCCGTCGCCGAGAAGGCCGGCAATGTTGACCCGGAGAAGCTCGGCGTCACGCGGCGGGAGGCCGTCGCCGTCCACTGGCTCCACCACTCGCTCTACGACGTCACCGGCTCCGACTCCAACACGCTCTGGCTCATCCAAAG GCTGGCCCCCAAGGTGGTGACAATGGTGGAGCAGGACCTGAGCCACTCGGGCTCCTTCCTGGCGCGCTTCGTGGAGGCCATCCACTACTACTCGGCGCTGTTCGACTCGCTGGACGCGAGCTACGGCGAGGACAGCCCCGAGCGGCACGTCGTGGAGCAGCAGCTGCTGTCGCGGGAGATCCGCAACGTGCTGGCCGTCGGCGGCCCCGCCCGCACCGGCGACGTCAAGTTCGGCAGCTGGCGCGAGAAGCTCGCGCAGTCCGGGTTCCGCGCCGCCTCGCTCgccggcagcgccgccgcgcaGGCGTCGCTGCTGCTCGGAATGTTCCCCTCCGACGGGTACACGCTGGTGGAGGAGAACGGCGCGCTCAAGCTCGGCTGGAAGGACCTCTGCCTCCTCACCGCGTCGGCATGGCGCCCCATCCAGATGCCGCCGTGCCGTTGA
- the LOC8067628 gene encoding salt stress-induced protein: MRGASAPRLRSIVLYHSGAIHSLSCEYTLAGDYDGPPPPPRVAGPWGLPYSFGSRGVRAKIDLASGEYITAVEGTTGHFANVPGVVITSLTFRTSAGRTHGPFGSVAAGSSHYFSIPAADDACIVGFWGRSGWLLDAIGVYMKPSCSSSYYTAYKKYYASRRHGPN, translated from the exons ATGCGCGGGGCCAGCGCTCCTCGCCTTCGCAGCATCGTCCTCTACCATTCCGGCGCCATCCACTCCCTCTCCTGTGAGTACACCCTCGCCGGCGACTATgacgggccgccgccgccgccccgagTGGCTGGTCCGTGGGGCCTCCCGTATTCCTTCGGCTCCAGAGGAGTTCGTGCCAAG ATCGACTTGGCTTCAGGGGAGTATATCACTGCAGTGGAGGGGACGACGGGGCACTTCGCGAACGTCCCCGGCGTGGTGATCACCTCGCTGACGTTTCGCACCAGCGCCGGCAGAACACACGGGCCGTTTGGCAGCGTGGCAGCAGGGTCGTCGCACTACTTCTCCATCCCAGCGGCGGACGACGCCTGCATCGTCGGCTTCTGGGGACGCTCTGGCTGGCTTCTTGACGCCATTGGAGTTTACATGAAGCCTTCTTGCTCATCATCATACTACACGGCGTACAAGAAATACTATGCATCCAGACGTCATGGACCAAATTAA